A section of the Acidobacteriota bacterium genome encodes:
- a CDS encoding M48 family metallopeptidase gives MKMNAIATNQANLICPKGHGLPSMPGSRFCDKCGTPLIPERPANPVQQNLNMNQPQHFGQMQPFNGNRQMNGFAPNQQFIPNQFGNQMQPYNGQMPALKFCATCGGDGSRLHEKILVCSECRWLRPLAANYRLDCEAFQWAQDGAAMSKLRSIGPLQSVAKSISDKIGRRWVETTLNAIRLGEKQLPEVYFQAVKAARILGMRYMPEVYVSGDRMWDALTFGSDDNAFVVLGTAIITNFRGDDLLFILAREMGHCRAGHALWKTVGTFLVGEQGPRRGLMAGGVFSMVSKAMNPTQWVESALEIPLLAWARQAEITADRAGLLAVGSEEVARRVLLSWALKSSMLYRQINIEAWMEQQEDCDDEMTKLSEMLSSSTPYITRRLKLMREFANDPQMNYKRAMILNVLPKAPAPRVLPPVANQPKVANQPKPVAEPQVNSVETVKLNCAHCQTAMRIPRKLLAEKDVLNVKCPNSACGKINTLKKKPAEGKPANNEELKRENEMDDGD, from the coding sequence ATGAAAATGAACGCCATCGCCACCAACCAAGCCAACTTGATTTGTCCGAAAGGACACGGATTGCCGTCAATGCCAGGGAGTCGTTTTTGCGACAAATGCGGCACGCCATTGATTCCTGAGCGACCGGCAAACCCCGTGCAACAAAATTTGAATATGAATCAGCCGCAACATTTCGGGCAGATGCAGCCCTTTAATGGCAACCGGCAGATGAATGGTTTCGCGCCCAATCAGCAATTTATACCCAATCAATTCGGCAATCAGATGCAACCCTACAACGGACAAATGCCAGCCCTTAAATTTTGCGCGACCTGTGGCGGCGATGGTTCGCGATTGCATGAAAAAATTCTTGTCTGTTCCGAGTGCCGTTGGCTGCGCCCGTTAGCCGCAAATTACCGGTTGGATTGTGAAGCCTTTCAATGGGCACAGGACGGCGCGGCGATGTCGAAACTGCGTTCCATCGGCCCGCTGCAAAGCGTGGCAAAATCGATTTCCGATAAAATCGGGCGACGCTGGGTTGAAACCACCTTGAACGCCATTCGATTGGGCGAAAAGCAATTGCCGGAAGTCTACTTTCAGGCGGTCAAAGCGGCGCGCATTCTGGGGATGCGGTATATGCCGGAAGTTTATGTGTCGGGCGACCGGATGTGGGACGCGCTGACTTTCGGCAGCGATGACAATGCTTTTGTAGTTTTGGGAACCGCGATTATCACCAATTTCCGGGGCGATGATTTGTTGTTCATTTTAGCCCGTGAAATGGGGCATTGCCGCGCCGGTCACGCGCTTTGGAAAACCGTCGGCACTTTTCTAGTTGGCGAACAGGGACCAAGACGCGGACTCATGGCAGGCGGGGTTTTTTCAATGGTATCGAAAGCCATGAACCCGACTCAATGGGTCGAAAGCGCGCTGGAAATCCCGCTGCTCGCGTGGGCAAGACAGGCGGAAATTACTGCCGACCGCGCAGGTTTACTTGCCGTTGGCAGCGAAGAGGTAGCGCGTCGCGTGTTGCTGTCGTGGGCATTGAAATCTTCGATGCTCTATCGCCAGATCAATATCGAAGCGTGGATGGAGCAACAGGAAGACTGCGACGATGAAATGACAAAACTTTCTGAAATGCTGTCATCTTCGACGCCTTATATTACGCGGCGTTTGAAACTGATGCGCGAGTTTGCCAATGATCCGCAGATGAATTACAAACGCGCAATGATTTTGAATGTATTGCCGAAAGCGCCTGCGCCGAGAGTTTTGCCGCCGGTGGCAAACCAGCCCAAAGTGGCAAACCAACCCAAACCGGTTGCCGAGCCGCAGGTCAATTCAGTAGAAACCGTTAAACTCAACTGCGCGCATTGCCAGACCGCCATGCGCATTCCGCGAAAACTGTTGGCGGAAAAAGACGTGCTCAATGTGAAATGTCCGAATTCCGCGTGCGGCAAAATCAACACCTTGAAAAAGAAACCCGCTGAGGGAAAACCGGCGAATAATGAGGAATTGAAACGCGAAAATGAGATGGACGACGGAGACTGA